The following are encoded in a window of Sphaerisporangium siamense genomic DNA:
- a CDS encoding F0F1 ATP synthase subunit delta: MRGLSRSSLAEVEERFNAVAGTADLGRVAEDLLAVSVLLDREHGLRRNLADPARPAARKDEVVRSLLGGRISDAALETVVAAVSVKWSKSVDLADALERLSVIASVAEAESQGRLDDVEDELFRFGRIVEANPELRHALADPAVPAEAKRGLLADLLGDKVAPSTLRLVTQLALYPRGRSLERGLDAYIQLVAEQRQQFVAVVRSAVPLTDAQRQRLAAWLRTTYGRDVHLNVEVDPKVIGGFSVRLGDELIDTTIAGRIEEVRRRLAG; encoded by the coding sequence ATGAGAGGCCTGAGCCGTAGCTCGCTCGCCGAGGTCGAGGAGCGCTTCAACGCGGTCGCCGGCACGGCCGACCTCGGCCGCGTGGCCGAGGACCTGCTGGCGGTCTCCGTGCTGCTCGACCGCGAGCACGGGCTCCGCCGCAACCTCGCCGACCCCGCCCGCCCCGCGGCGCGGAAGGACGAGGTCGTGCGGTCCCTGCTGGGCGGCAGGATCAGCGACGCCGCCCTGGAGACGGTCGTGGCGGCCGTCTCCGTCAAGTGGTCGAAGTCCGTCGACCTCGCCGACGCGCTGGAGCGGCTCAGCGTCATCGCCTCGGTCGCCGAGGCCGAGTCCCAGGGCAGGCTCGACGATGTGGAGGACGAGCTCTTCCGCTTCGGCCGCATCGTCGAGGCCAACCCCGAGCTGCGCCACGCGCTGGCCGACCCGGCGGTGCCGGCCGAGGCCAAGCGCGGCCTGCTGGCCGACCTGCTCGGCGACAAGGTGGCCCCGTCCACGTTGCGGCTGGTCACGCAGCTTGCGCTCTACCCCAGAGGACGTAGCTTGGAACGGGGGCTGGATGCGTACATCCAGCTCGTGGCGGAGCAGCGACAGCAATTTGTCGCCGTGGTGCGCAGCGCGGTTCCGCTGACCGACGCGCAGCGGCAGCGCCTCGCCGCCTGGTTGCGCACCACGTACGGTCGCGACGTCCACCTGAACGTCGAGGTGGACCCAAAGGTGATCGGTGGATTCTCCGTCCGTCTGGGCGATGAGTTGATCGACACCACGATCGCAGGACGTATTGAAGAAGTCCGCCGCCGGTTGGCCGGCTAG
- a CDS encoding F0F1 ATP synthase subunit B encodes MYLLAAEEAPNPLLPDLAEMAIGGFAFLLVLFFVGRLLVPRLQKTLEMRADAIEGGLKRAEEAQAAAQRTLEEYRAKLDEARHDAARLREEAREQAAQIKADLRVEAQAEARRLIETAHAQIEADRRQAFAQLQAELGRLATELAGRIVGESLEDEARQSRVVDRFLTELESADGAAVR; translated from the coding sequence GTGTATCTGCTAGCGGCAGAGGAAGCACCCAACCCTCTCCTGCCCGACCTGGCGGAGATGGCGATCGGCGGGTTCGCGTTCCTGCTGGTCCTGTTCTTCGTCGGCCGGCTCTTGGTGCCCCGGCTCCAGAAGACCCTGGAGATGCGGGCCGACGCCATCGAAGGCGGACTGAAGCGGGCCGAGGAGGCCCAGGCCGCGGCCCAGCGCACGCTGGAGGAGTACCGCGCCAAGCTGGACGAGGCCCGGCACGACGCGGCCCGGCTGCGGGAAGAGGCCCGCGAGCAGGCCGCGCAGATCAAGGCCGACCTGCGTGTGGAGGCCCAGGCCGAGGCCCGGCGCCTGATCGAGACCGCGCACGCGCAGATCGAGGCCGACCGCCGGCAGGCGTTCGCCCAGCTGCAGGCCGAGCTCGGCCGCCTGGCCACCGAGCTGGCCGGCCGCATCGTCGGCGAGTCCCTTGAGGACGAGGCGCGCCAGAGCCGGGTCGTGGACCGCTTCCTCACGGAGCTGGAGTCCGCGGACGGGGCGGCGGTGCGCTGA
- the atpE gene encoding ATP synthase F0 subunit C, protein MSVLAEVTGNLGSIGYGLAAIGPGIGIGIIFGQGVQAIARQPEAYGLIRQNMILGFVFAEALALIGIALAFAFRA, encoded by the coding sequence ATGTCTGTCCTCGCTGAAGTGACCGGCAACCTCGGCTCCATCGGCTACGGCCTCGCCGCGATCGGCCCCGGCATCGGCATCGGCATCATCTTCGGTCAGGGCGTGCAGGCCATCGCCCGCCAGCCGGAGGCCTACGGTCTGATCCGCCAGAACATGATCCTGGGCTTCGTGTTCGCCGAGGCGCTCGCCCTCATCGGTATCGCGCTCGCGTTCGCCTTCCGGGCCTGA
- the atpB gene encoding F0F1 ATP synthase subunit A, whose amino-acid sequence MSATLTPLASDEFQAPGLGLFDWPPIVEGQAWFNKPALYALIAVLVVVVFSFFAFSRPKLVPRGVQNVGELAYEFVRDQIARPNLGKDSDRWMPLLFTLFLFVWIMNLFGSVIFIQFPVMSRIGYPAILSLGIWLLVMYLGIKHQGPIGFFKNVMFPPGLPGWIYFLVAPIELVSTFFLRHITHAVRLFATMMAGHLIVALFSEVGWHFLFVKLTPLGAPLGVLGVLMTILLTAFELFIQALQAYVFALLAAMYINDALHAAH is encoded by the coding sequence GTGAGCGCCACGCTGACGCCTCTCGCCTCCGATGAGTTCCAAGCTCCGGGGTTGGGCCTTTTCGACTGGCCGCCGATCGTCGAAGGTCAGGCATGGTTCAACAAGCCCGCGCTCTACGCGCTGATCGCCGTGCTCGTGGTCGTGGTCTTCTCCTTCTTCGCCTTCTCGCGGCCGAAGCTGGTGCCGCGCGGCGTGCAGAACGTCGGTGAGCTCGCCTACGAGTTCGTCCGCGACCAGATCGCCAGGCCGAACCTCGGCAAGGACAGCGACCGGTGGATGCCGCTGCTGTTCACGCTGTTCCTGTTCGTGTGGATCATGAACCTGTTCGGCTCGGTCATCTTCATCCAGTTCCCGGTCATGTCGCGCATCGGTTATCCGGCGATCCTGTCCCTCGGTATCTGGCTGCTGGTGATGTACCTGGGCATCAAGCACCAGGGTCCCATCGGCTTCTTCAAGAACGTGATGTTCCCCCCGGGCCTCCCCGGATGGATCTACTTCCTGGTCGCCCCGATCGAGCTGGTCTCGACGTTCTTCCTGCGCCACATCACCCACGCCGTGCGGCTCTTCGCCACCATGATGGCCGGGCACCTGATCGTGGCCCTGTTCTCCGAGGTCGGCTGGCACTTCCTGTTCGTCAAGCTGACGCCGCTCGGCGCCCCGCTCGGCGTGCTCGGAGTTCTCATGACGATCCTGCTCACCGCCTTCGAGCTCTTCATCCAGGCGCTGCAGGCCTACGTCTTCGCGCTGCTGGCGGCGATGTACATCAACGACGCGCTCCACGCCGCGCACTGA
- a CDS encoding glycosyltransferase family 4 protein produces MREYTLIALVAAAVTYLLVPLVRVFALRIGAAPEIRERDVHTVRTPRLGGLAMYAGMLAGLFVASRLDHIGATLADPTVGEGQTVIALALAGGVIVLTGFLDDWWGMDALVKLGGQIAAAGLLVAFKLTLLWVPLPNGNTVSLDSTLQTVITILVVVVAINAVNFVDGLDGLAAGIVGIAAMATFVWTIALTDSLEQGRLSVTAAITAILIGMCLGFLPHNFHPSKIFMGDTGAMLIGLVLATSVVTVTGTVDYRGASEDINRFPVVLPILLPLAVMVLPLADLVMAVIRRTSHGKSPLAPDRGHLHHRLLQIGHSHRRTVLIMYAWSFLFAATVVGFSVGGVPLIVFPLVVLFAIIVLLLMGLPRWRSGRGKGGAHSSRRGPGPGSGPADPPVAEGTSRATAATG; encoded by the coding sequence GTGCGCGAATACACACTCATAGCGCTGGTGGCGGCGGCGGTCACTTACCTGCTGGTCCCCCTGGTCAGGGTGTTCGCGCTCCGCATCGGCGCCGCGCCGGAGATCCGCGAGCGCGACGTGCACACCGTCCGCACCCCGCGCCTCGGCGGCCTGGCGATGTACGCCGGCATGCTGGCCGGGCTGTTCGTCGCGAGCCGCCTCGACCATATCGGGGCCACTCTCGCCGACCCCACGGTGGGTGAGGGCCAGACCGTCATCGCGCTGGCGCTCGCGGGCGGCGTCATCGTGCTCACCGGCTTCCTGGACGACTGGTGGGGCATGGACGCCCTGGTCAAGCTGGGCGGGCAGATCGCCGCCGCCGGTCTGCTCGTGGCGTTCAAGCTGACGCTGCTGTGGGTGCCGCTGCCGAACGGCAACACCGTGAGCCTCGACAGCACGCTGCAGACCGTCATCACGATCCTCGTCGTGGTGGTCGCCATCAACGCCGTCAACTTCGTGGACGGCCTGGACGGCCTGGCCGCGGGCATCGTCGGCATCGCCGCGATGGCGACGTTCGTGTGGACGATCGCGCTGACCGACAGCCTGGAGCAGGGGCGGCTGAGCGTCACGGCGGCGATCACGGCGATCCTGATCGGCATGTGCCTGGGCTTCCTGCCGCACAACTTCCACCCGTCCAAGATCTTCATGGGGGACACCGGGGCCATGCTCATCGGCCTCGTGCTCGCCACCTCCGTCGTCACGGTGACCGGCACCGTCGACTACCGGGGAGCCTCCGAGGACATCAACCGGTTCCCCGTCGTGCTGCCGATCCTGCTGCCGCTCGCGGTGATGGTGCTCCCGCTGGCCGACCTGGTCATGGCGGTGATCCGGCGCACCTCGCACGGCAAGTCGCCGCTCGCGCCCGACCGCGGCCACCTGCACCACCGCCTGCTGCAGATCGGGCACTCCCACCGCCGCACCGTGCTGATCATGTACGCGTGGTCGTTCCTGTTCGCCGCCACGGTCGTCGGCTTCTCGGTGGGCGGCGTGCCGCTGATCGTCTTCCCGCTCGTCGTGCTGTTCGCCATAATCGTGCTGCTGCTCATGGGGCTGCCGCGGTGGCGCTCGGGGCGCGGCAAGGGAGGGGCGCACTCCTCGCGGCGCGGCCCCGGCCCGGGCTCGGGCCCGGCGGACCCGCCGGTCGCCGAGGGCACCTCGCGCGCCACCGCCGCGACCGGCTGA
- a CDS encoding serine hydroxymethyltransferase, with protein sequence MAAKGPGHEPRRPGGAPECDGDAFYGADFAELCREDPEVARVLLDEVERLRDGLQLIASENFTSPAVMAALGSTLTNKYAEGYPGRRYYGGCEVVDRAERLAIDRATALFGADHANVQPHSGASANLAAYAALLRPGDTMLAMALSHGGHLTHGSKVNFSGRWFDVVAYGVRRDTETIDYDEVRDLALRHRPKLIVCGATAYPRLIDFAVFRGIADEVGAWLLADVAHTIGLVAGGAVPSPVPHADVVTFTTHKALRGPRGGAILCTEELASRVDRAVFPFTQGGPLMHAIAAKAVAFGEAARPEFRAYAGRVVANARELAEALAAEGMRPVSGGTDTHLALVDLRPLGVSGADAERACARAKITLNRNAIPYDPRPPAVTSGIRLGTPCVTTQGMGVTEMKEIASMVAHAVGDPGAITSVAERVTRLTRCHPAYPRG encoded by the coding sequence ATGGCGGCGAAAGGACCCGGCCACGAACCGCGCCGGCCCGGCGGCGCGCCCGAGTGCGACGGCGACGCCTTCTACGGCGCCGACTTCGCGGAGCTGTGCCGCGAGGATCCCGAGGTCGCGCGCGTCCTGCTGGACGAGGTCGAGCGGCTCAGGGACGGCCTCCAGCTCATCGCCAGCGAGAACTTCACCTCCCCCGCGGTGATGGCGGCGCTCGGCTCCACGCTGACCAACAAGTACGCCGAGGGCTATCCGGGCAGGCGCTACTACGGCGGCTGCGAGGTCGTGGACCGGGCGGAGCGGCTGGCCATCGACCGGGCCACGGCGCTGTTCGGCGCCGACCACGCCAACGTGCAGCCCCATTCGGGCGCGTCCGCGAACCTCGCCGCGTACGCCGCGCTGCTGCGGCCGGGCGACACCATGCTGGCCATGGCGCTGTCCCACGGCGGCCACCTGACGCACGGCTCGAAGGTCAACTTCTCGGGCCGCTGGTTCGACGTGGTGGCGTACGGCGTGCGGCGCGACACCGAGACCATCGACTACGACGAGGTGCGCGACCTGGCGCTGCGCCACCGGCCCAAGCTGATCGTCTGCGGGGCGACCGCCTACCCCCGGCTGATCGACTTCGCGGTGTTCCGCGGCATCGCCGACGAGGTGGGCGCGTGGCTGCTCGCGGACGTCGCGCACACGATCGGCCTGGTGGCGGGCGGCGCGGTGCCCTCGCCGGTCCCGCACGCCGACGTCGTGACGTTCACCACGCACAAGGCGCTGCGGGGGCCGCGGGGCGGGGCGATCCTGTGCACCGAGGAGCTGGCCTCACGTGTCGACCGCGCGGTGTTCCCGTTCACGCAGGGCGGGCCGCTGATGCACGCGATCGCGGCCAAGGCGGTGGCGTTCGGCGAGGCCGCCCGGCCGGAGTTCCGCGCGTACGCCGGGCGGGTGGTGGCGAACGCCCGGGAGCTGGCGGAGGCGCTCGCGGCGGAGGGGATGCGCCCGGTCTCGGGCGGCACCGACACCCATCTGGCGCTCGTCGACCTGCGTCCGCTGGGGGTGTCGGGGGCCGATGCGGAACGGGCCTGCGCCCGTGCGAAGATCACTCTCAACCGCAACGCGATCCCCTACGATCCGCGGCCTCCGGCGGTGACGTCGGGCATCCGGCTCGGCACGCCGTGCGTGACCACGCAGGGCATGGGGGTGACGGAGATGAAGGAGATCGCGTCGATGGTGGCGCACGCGGTGGGCGATCCAGGTGCGATAACGTCGGTGGCCGAGCGGGTGACGCGGCTCACACGGTGTCATCCGGCATATCCACGGGGTTAA
- a CDS encoding L-threonylcarbamoyladenylate synthase, whose protein sequence is MIRRYDLSNSEERAAGLADAAAAIRAGELVVLPTDTVYGLGADAFTHYSVGKLLETKGRGRDMPVPVLVGTVRAATALIEDLGVYGQDLIDAFWPGPLTLICKAGRSLTWDLGETKGTVAVRMPLHAVALELLKETGPMAVSSANISGAPPARTAAEAEAMLGEAVGVYLEAGPLTENVPSTILDLTTPVPRVLRKGAIPVDKLRAIVGYIATDADPEPEPETAPVEEKAPVDEKAPADEKAEKRDKDESSEKPETAGRAQKADGEA, encoded by the coding sequence GTGATCCGACGTTATGACCTTTCCAACAGCGAGGAGCGCGCGGCCGGTCTCGCCGACGCCGCGGCCGCGATCCGCGCGGGCGAGCTGGTCGTGCTCCCGACCGACACGGTCTACGGCCTCGGCGCCGACGCCTTCACGCACTACTCCGTGGGGAAACTGCTGGAGACCAAGGGGCGCGGCAGGGACATGCCCGTCCCGGTCCTGGTCGGCACCGTGCGCGCCGCCACCGCCCTGATCGAGGACCTCGGCGTCTACGGGCAGGACCTCATCGACGCCTTCTGGCCCGGCCCGCTCACCCTGATCTGCAAGGCCGGCCGGTCCCTGACCTGGGACCTCGGCGAGACGAAGGGCACCGTCGCGGTCCGCATGCCGCTGCACGCCGTCGCGCTCGAACTGCTGAAAGAGACCGGCCCCATGGCGGTCAGCAGCGCCAACATCTCCGGCGCCCCGCCCGCCAGGACCGCGGCCGAGGCCGAGGCCATGCTCGGGGAGGCGGTCGGCGTCTACCTGGAGGCCGGGCCTCTCACGGAGAACGTCCCGTCCACGATCCTCGACCTCACCACCCCGGTGCCCCGCGTGCTGCGCAAGGGCGCGATCCCGGTCGACAAGCTGCGGGCGATCGTCGGATACATCGCCACCGACGCCGACCCGGAGCCCGAGCCCGAGACGGCCCCGGTGGAGGAGAAGGCCCCGGTGGACGAGAAGGCTCCGGCCGACGAGAAGGCCGAGAAGCGGGACAAGGACGAGAGCTCCGAGAAGCCGGAGACGGCCGGGCGCGCTCAGAAGGCGGACGGCGAGGCCTGA
- the prmC gene encoding peptide chain release factor N(5)-glutamine methyltransferase, translating to MTLLMDEIALATARLAEAGVPSPRTDAEEIAAFVHGVRRGQLHTVPDAEFDALFWEGIARREAREPLQHITGRAYFRYLSLDVGPGVFVPRPETEVVAGWAIDRLREMDVASPVVVDLGTGSGAIALSIAQEVALAQVHAVEVDPVAYGWAKRNIVEHGQGRVSLHPEDLSDCLPELDGRVDLVISNPPYIPPGAIPRDPEVRDYDPSRALYGSGEDGLDEVRAVERTARRLLRPGGLVAVEHADQQGSSVYLEFSEERGWRDTRDHTDLAGRDRFVTARFGQE from the coding sequence ATGACCTTGCTGATGGACGAGATAGCGCTCGCCACCGCCCGGCTGGCCGAGGCGGGGGTTCCCTCACCGCGGACCGACGCCGAGGAGATCGCGGCGTTCGTCCACGGCGTCCGGCGTGGCCAGCTCCACACCGTGCCCGACGCGGAGTTCGACGCCCTGTTCTGGGAGGGCATCGCCCGGCGCGAGGCCCGCGAGCCGCTCCAGCACATCACCGGCCGCGCCTACTTCCGGTACCTGTCCCTGGACGTCGGCCCCGGCGTCTTCGTCCCGAGACCCGAGACCGAGGTCGTCGCGGGCTGGGCGATCGACCGCCTGCGCGAGATGGACGTCGCCTCGCCCGTCGTCGTCGACCTCGGCACCGGCTCCGGGGCCATCGCGCTGTCGATCGCCCAGGAGGTCGCGCTCGCCCAGGTCCACGCGGTCGAGGTCGATCCGGTCGCCTACGGCTGGGCCAAGCGCAACATCGTCGAGCACGGCCAGGGCCGGGTGTCCCTCCACCCCGAGGACCTGTCCGACTGCCTGCCGGAGCTCGACGGCCGCGTGGACCTGGTGATCTCCAACCCGCCGTACATCCCGCCCGGCGCCATCCCCCGCGACCCCGAGGTGCGCGACTACGACCCCTCCCGCGCCCTGTACGGCTCGGGTGAGGACGGCCTGGACGAGGTGCGCGCCGTGGAGCGGACGGCACGGCGGCTGCTGCGTCCCGGCGGGCTGGTCGCGGTCGAGCACGCCGACCAGCAGGGCTCGTCGGTGTACCTGGAGTTCTCCGAGGAACGCGGGTGGCGCGACACCCGCGACCACACCGATCTCGCCGGGCGCGACCGCTTCGTCACCGCCCGTTTCGGCCAGGAATGA